A genomic stretch from Candidatus Ishikawaella capsulata Mpkobe includes:
- the pabB gene encoding aminodeoxychorismate synthase component 1, giving the protein MILKKLILDYSPESWMKYFSAISHLPWAILLSSGQADHDDNRFDIITADPVITLTTCRKKTTIIKNNKIYSSFDDPLVILQQQLCHFNCSLENHPDLPFIGGAMGLFGYDLGRHFEKLPSHSQADLQTPDMTIGIYNWSVIIDHHLQKVTLVSLENPYSRYTWLIQYRNIKIPVFKLTSPWNTNIDFKQYSDKFNKIKEFITFGDCYQVNLGQRFHANYCGDEWQAFCELNVTNKAPFSAFLRLPYSCLLSFSPERFIKLNDKIITTSPIKGTLPRLYDPVSDQLQIQKLSSSLKERAENLMIVDLLRNDLGSIAKPGSVCVTKLFEVKSFPAVHHLVSTVQAYLDNGNATDLLRACFPGGSITGVPKIRAMEIIEELEPHCRNAWCGSIGYISLCGQMDTNINIRSIIAEKQKMYCSAGGGIVADSDLEKEYKETLDKIKNIMLILNSF; this is encoded by the coding sequence ATGATACTAAAAAAATTAATTTTAGATTATTCTCCAGAGTCATGGATGAAATATTTTTCCGCTATATCGCATCTACCTTGGGCCATACTTCTCTCTTCAGGTCAAGCAGATCATGATGATAATCGTTTTGATATTATTACTGCTGATCCTGTGATTACATTAACTACATGTAGAAAAAAAACTACTATAATAAAAAATAATAAAATATATTCAAGTTTTGACGATCCATTAGTTATTTTACAACAGCAGTTATGTCACTTCAATTGTTCTCTAGAAAATCATCCAGATTTACCATTCATAGGAGGAGCAATGGGTTTATTTGGTTATGATTTAGGCCGTCATTTTGAAAAATTACCATCTCACTCACAAGCAGATCTTCAAACTCCTGATATGACAATAGGTATTTACAATTGGTCAGTTATTATTGATCATCATTTACAAAAAGTAACACTAGTTTCCCTAGAGAATCCCTATTCTAGATATACCTGGCTAATTCAATATAGAAATATTAAAATCCCTGTATTTAAATTAACTTCACCATGGAATACAAATATTGATTTTAAACAATACAGTGATAAATTTAATAAAATTAAAGAATTTATTACCTTTGGTGATTGTTATCAAGTAAACTTAGGACAAAGATTTCATGCTAATTACTGTGGTGACGAATGGCAGGCATTTTGTGAACTGAATGTCACTAATAAAGCTCCTTTTAGTGCTTTTTTACGTCTTCCTTATAGTTGTCTTCTCAGTTTTTCTCCGGAACGTTTTATTAAACTAAATGATAAGATCATAACAACTAGTCCAATTAAAGGTACCTTACCACGTCTCTATGATCCTGTGTCTGATCAATTACAAATTCAAAAATTATCGAGTTCATTAAAAGAACGCGCTGAAAATTTGATGATTGTTGATTTATTACGTAATGATCTTGGAAGCATTGCAAAACCAGGATCTGTTTGTGTTACAAAACTTTTTGAAGTGAAAAGTTTTCCTGCTGTACATCATCTCGTTAGTACTGTACAAGCTTATCTGGATAATGGCAATGCCACAGATTTACTTCGTGCTTGTTTCCCTGGGGGTTCTATTACAGGTGTACCTAAAATAAGAGCTATGGAAATTATTGAAGAACTGGAACCTCATTGTCGTAATGCATGGTGTGGAAGTATTGGATATATTAGTCTTTGTGGTCAGATGGATACAAATATCAATATTCGCTCTATTATTGCAGAAAAACAAAAAATGTATTGTTCTGCTGGTGGAGGTATAGTAGCTGATAGTGATTTAGAAAAAGAATATAAAGAAACCCTAGATAAAATAAAAAATATTATGCTTATTTTAAATAGTTTTTAA
- the htpX gene encoding protease HtpX produces the protein MLRRIILFALTNLSVMLVFGIFLYIAGIQFQTIYKIVISSGLVGLGSVITTLRMSKEMVLKSVQGVPINIKEPKDKQERFLVETIQRQRKRLHLPMPEILVYKANNVNAFAAGCRKNSAVIGVSTGLLKNLEESEVEAVLAHEMSHIFNGDMVTMTLIQGIINAYVGVIANILAQISSNCVSGTSETIAHHRSMVHNLCSKYLKYILFGVVSTLIINKFSRYREYYADAGSASIVGTEKMIAALKKLKLSYPPKEPDNIQIFCINGKRIKFFPGLFSTHPSINNRIKALIDGKYIKKVKTCSYRR, from the coding sequence ATGTTACGACGCATTATTCTTTTTGCACTTACTAACCTTTCTGTGATGTTAGTTTTTGGAATTTTTCTTTATATAGCTGGAATACAATTTCAGACTATTTATAAAATTGTAATAAGCTCTGGACTAGTCGGATTGGGAAGTGTGATTACTACACTCAGGATGTCTAAGGAAATGGTATTAAAGTCTGTACAGGGTGTACCTATAAATATAAAAGAACCTAAAGATAAACAAGAGCGTTTTTTAGTTGAGACAATACAACGACAAAGAAAAAGATTACATCTACCTATGCCTGAGATATTGGTATATAAAGCTAATAATGTAAATGCTTTTGCGGCGGGATGTCGTAAAAACTCTGCTGTAATTGGAGTATCAACTGGTTTGTTAAAAAATCTAGAGGAATCTGAGGTAGAAGCTGTATTAGCTCATGAAATGAGTCATATCTTTAATGGAGATATGGTAACTATGACGTTAATTCAAGGTATTATAAATGCATATGTGGGGGTTATAGCTAATATTTTGGCCCAGATTAGTAGCAATTGTGTATCGGGTACTTCTGAAACTATAGCACATCATCGTAGTATGGTGCATAATCTATGTTCAAAGTATTTAAAATATATTTTGTTTGGGGTAGTGTCTACTCTAATTATCAATAAATTTTCACGTTATCGTGAATACTATGCGGATGCAGGATCTGCTTCTATCGTTGGTACTGAAAAAATGATAGCAGCATTGAAGAAATTAAAATTAAGTTATCCACCGAAAGAACCAGATAATATACAGATTTTTTGTATCAATGGAAAAAGAATTAAATTCTTTCCTGGTTTATTTAGCACACATCCATCAATAAACAATAGGATAAAAGCTTTAATTGATGGTAAATACATTAAAAAAGTGAAGACCTGCTCATACAGGAGATAA
- the zwf gene encoding glucose-6-phosphate dehydrogenase has protein sequence MVVIKKYQPCDLVIFGAKGDLARRKLLPSLYQLEKAGHIHDQTRIIGVGRAELDRTGYAKLVYKALEDFMGEIIEESLWMKLKNRLYFCNLDINHISQFFKLGELLNQRVRVTVNYFAMPPNTFGDICKGLGIAKLNNQPTRVVMEKPLGISLDTSQEINKKVGEFFEENQVFRIDHYLAKETVLNLLALRFANSIFINNWDNRSIDHVQITVAEQVGIEGRWGYFNQVGQMRDMIQNHLLQILTIIAMSPPSNLSADSIRDEKVKILQSLRRIDKNNIRQKTVRGQYTRGLIQNKMVLGYLEEDGATQNSKTETFVAIRVDIDNWRWAGVPFYLRSGKRLHTKCSEVVVYFKNPAMNLFKDSYKTLPANKLTIRLQPDEGVDIEILNKIPGLNHKHKLQLTKLDLSYSETFQQSHLVDAYERLLLESMRGIQALFVRRDEVDAAWSWVDSIINAWDIVTLETYPAGSCGPIGSMQMISRDGRFWNNSK, from the coding sequence TGGTCATATTCATGATCAAACACGCATTATTGGAGTGGGTCGTGCTGAACTAGATAGAACTGGTTATGCTAAATTGGTGTATAAAGCTTTAGAAGATTTTATGGGAGAAATAATAGAAGAATCACTATGGATGAAACTTAAGAATCGTTTGTACTTTTGTAATCTTGATATCAATCATATATCTCAGTTTTTTAAATTAGGTGAATTACTCAATCAAAGAGTTAGAGTGACTGTTAATTATTTTGCTATGCCACCTAATACTTTTGGTGATATTTGCAAAGGTCTAGGAATAGCAAAATTAAATAATCAACCTACACGAGTGGTTATGGAAAAACCTTTAGGGATATCACTAGACACTTCTCAAGAAATTAATAAAAAAGTAGGTGAATTTTTTGAAGAAAATCAAGTATTTCGCATAGATCATTATTTAGCCAAAGAAACAGTATTAAATTTATTGGCATTGCGTTTTGCTAATTCTATTTTTATTAATAACTGGGATAATCGCAGTATTGATCATGTACAAATTACTGTTGCTGAACAAGTTGGCATAGAAGGAAGATGGGGATATTTTAATCAAGTAGGTCAAATGAGAGATATGATTCAAAACCACTTATTACAAATACTAACTATAATAGCTATGTCACCACCATCTAATTTAAGTGCCGATAGTATTCGCGATGAAAAAGTAAAAATCTTACAATCACTAAGACGTATTGATAAAAATAATATACGTCAAAAAACTGTTAGAGGTCAATATACAAGAGGATTGATACAAAATAAAATGGTTTTAGGTTATTTAGAAGAAGATGGAGCTACACAAAATAGTAAAACAGAAACGTTTGTTGCTATTCGTGTAGATATCGATAACTGGCGTTGGGCAGGAGTTCCATTTTATTTACGTTCCGGTAAACGTCTTCATACTAAGTGTTCTGAAGTAGTAGTTTATTTCAAAAATCCCGCAATGAATTTGTTTAAAGATTCTTATAAAACATTACCTGCCAATAAATTAACTATTCGTTTACAACCAGATGAAGGGGTAGACATTGAAATTTTAAATAAAATTCCAGGACTAAATCATAAGCACAAGTTACAATTAACTAAATTAGATCTAAGTTATTCAGAAACTTTTCAGCAATCACATTTAGTAGATGCTTACGAACGTTTATTACTTGAAAGTATGAGGGGGATTCAAGCATTGTTTGTTCGTCGTGATGAAGTAGATGCTGCTTGGAGTTGGGTAGATTCCATTATTAATGCTTGGGATATCGTTACCTTAGAGACTTATCCTGCAGGAAGTTGTGGTCCAATAGGATCAATGCAAATGATTTCTCGTGATGGGCGTTTTTGGAATAATTCTAAATAA